The following is a genomic window from Bacillota bacterium.
ATCTCCACCCAGCGCAAATAGCCGTCCGCCGGAACGTCCCAGCCGCGCCGCGGGCTGGCCTCGTGGCCATCCCGAGGCGACGCACAACCGCTCATCGCCGCTCGCCCCCGCCTTGCCCTTCCTAGTCCATATGCCGGGCGAGGAACTCCAGCACCCGGCGGTATACCTTGATCTCGTTCTCGACCCGGCTGAAGCCGTGGCCTTCGTCGTCCAGCACCATGTATTCCACTTCCGTGCCCTGCTCACGCAGCGCCGCGACGATTTGGTCCGATTCGGCCTTAACCACCCGCGGGTCGTTGGCGCCTTGGATGACGAGCATGGGCTTGGTCATGTTCTTCAGGTACGTGATCGGGCTGTCCTCGATGAACTTCTCCTTGTCCCGCTCCGGGTTGCCCAGCCACTGGTCCATGACGGGCTTCCAGTGCTCGGGCACGGAGTTGTAGAACGTAAACAGGTTGGACGGCCCGAAAATGTCGACGCACGCCCGCCAGTACTCGGGATGGCGCCCGTGCAGGAGCAGCGTCATGTAGCCGCCGTAGCTGCCGCCCACGAGGAAAATCTTGTCCCGCTGGGCGATGCCCTGCTCGATGAGCCAGTCGACGCCGGCGATCATATCAAGGCGCGGGCCGTGGCCCCAGTCCCGCTCCACCATCTTGCTGAAGCGGGTGCCGTAGCCCGTGCTGCCGCGGAAATTGGGCGCAAAGACGACGTAGCCGGCCGCCAGGAAGATCTGGAACAAGCTGCGGTACGACTTGCGCTCGGCCCACTGCGGACCGCCGTGCGGCCAGACGACCGTGTAGCCGTTGGCCACGGCCGGATCGGGCCTAAACAGCAGCGCTTCGATTTCAAGCCCGTCGAAGGACTTGTAGCGGACCACTTCCGCGTCGCGCAGCGACTCGGGCGGCACGCCCAGCACGCGGTTGTCCGTCAGCTGCCGCCACTCTTCCCCGGGCCGCTTCATGCTGATGTTGAACGGCACGTTGGCGCTGCGCCCGAGCACATACACCGTGCCGCTTTTGCCCACGTGGAACCAGTCCACCGTCGCATACGGCAGCGGCACTTCCTCCAGCGTCCCCGCGGACAGGTCGTACCGGTAGAGCCGGTCGACGACGCCGTGCATGGCCGTCAAGTACAGCGCCTTGCCTTCGCGGTGCGGCTTCATTTCCACAAAATCTTGCCCGTCCACCTTGGCGACCGGCTCCACGCGCCCGGTGCGGGCGTCCCAGCGCGCCAGGTAGTGCACGTCTTCGCCTTCGTCGGTCAAGAAATAGACCGTGTCGGCGTCGACGAAGACGGGGCTTGTGGCGGAATGCGGCGCGTCGCCGCGGCGCAACGGGATGCGCTGCCCGTTCTTGTGGACGAACAGGAACTGCACGGTGTTGGAATACACCTCGAGCGTGGCGAAGGCCGACCCGTCGGGAGCAACCCTCATCAGGTACGTCGGGGCGCCGGCGCCGTCATGCAGCAGTTCCTTCTCCTGCGTCTCCAGGTCGAGCCGGAACGAGCGCAAAAAGCGCGGATTACCTTCCGACGTCGTGTAATAGAGGTACCGGCCGTCTTCGGACAAGTCGGCGGGATAGAACTTCTCGCCCGCGGCCGTCAGCAGCGGCAGCAGCTGCCCACCCTCCGGCGGCAGGGCGTACACTTGCCAGTTCTCGTCGCCGTCTTTGTCAAAGGCGGCCAGCAAGTACCGCCCTTTCGGGTCCGCCAGGATGCCGGCGCAGTTTTCGCCGATGGTCGTCAGCGGATACGGATACCCGCGGTCAATGCGCAGCGCCCACAAGTTCACCTTGCCGTCGATGTTGGCGCTGAAAATGACCCGCTCCTCGGACGCGTCGACGGTGAACGTGCCGATGCGAAACGTACGGAAATACTGCTCTACGCTCGGTTTCGGAAACGAAAACGGCATCCTTGCTGCTCCCCGTAGGAAATCTTTATTCCACCCGCTCGTTCTTCCGGCCGGCGCCCTGCTCCCGAGCCGACGGTCCGAGAGCGGATGCGCCGCTGCGCAACCGCGCCAGCACTTCCGGCAGCCGCCGCGCGATGTCACCGGCGGTGAGGCCCGCCATGTGAGGCCGGAACGCCCGCGTGTCGCCGGGCTCGGCGAAGCCCAAATCGCCCGCCGCGCCGTGCAGGAACACGCCGGCCACGGCCGCCGCCACCGGCGTAGCGCCTTGCGCGATGAGGCCGCCGATGGCGCCGGCGAGCACGTCGCCGGAGCCGCCCGACGCCAGCGCCGGACTGCCGGTGCTGTTAATGTACAAGCTGCCGCGCGGGTCGGCGACGACGGTCGGCGCCCCCTTGAGGACGACGACCGCGCCCCACCGCCGCGCGTACTCGGCCGCGTAGTCCAGCGGCCGCGCCGCCACGTCGGCCGCCGACGAGCCGCACAGACGCGCCATCTCGCCGGGATGGGGCGTCAGCACCAGCGCCGGCTCCGCCCCACTGCGGCCACGCGCGAGCCGCTCGGGGCCCCCCGCCTCCGCCAAGGCGTTGAGCCCGTCCGCGTCCAGCACCACCGGCACGCCCTTGGCCAGCGCCGCGGGCACCACCCGCAGCACCAGCGACCGCACGTCGTCGCCGCGGCCCAGCCCGGGCCCGATGACCAGCACCGTCGCCTGCTCCAGCGCCTCCTCGATGCGCTCCGCCGCCGAAGCGGCCACCGTGCCGTTGACCTGCGGCAGCGGCAAGCCGATAGCCTCCGGCACGCCCACGGCGAACACGTCGTGCAGCTGCTCCGGCCCCGCCAGCTGCACCAACCCCGCTCCGACGCGCTGCGCCCCCTGAGCCGCCAGCATGGCTGCGCCGGCCATGCCGCGCGAGCCGGCCACCACCAGCACGCGTCCGAACGTTCCCTTGTGGCCCCGCGGCGGCCGCTCGGGCAACAAGGAGCGCACGAACTCCGGCAGCACGTAGCGGCGGAAGCCGCGGTTCAGCAACTGCGCCGGCAGCCCGATGTCGGCCACCTCCCACCCGCCGGCCAGCTCCCGGCCCGGGCCGAAGAGCAGGCCCACCTTCGGCAGGCCGAAGGTGACCGTCCAGTGCGCCCGCACGGCCACGCCCGGCGCGGCGCCCGTGTCGGCGTCGACGCCGCTGGGCAAGTCCGCGGCCAGCACCAGCGCTCCCGACGCGTTGATGAGCTCGATGGCCGTCTTCACTTCACCTTGCGGTTCGCCGCGGCTGCCCGTGCCCAGCAGCGCGTCGATAATGAGGTCGGCCGTGGACGCGTGAATTTGCACTTTTCGCTCGTTCTGCCGCGAGAGGATCACGACCTCGACCCCGAAGCGCCGCGCGATGTCCAGCTGCCGGGCGCACTCGCCGCCGTACCGCTCGGGTTCGTCGACGGTGACGATGCGCACTTGGGCGCCGCGGTTGTGCAGGTGGCGCGCCGCGACGCACCCATCGCCGCCGTTGTTGCCTTTGCCGGCAAAAACGACGACGCGCCGGCGGCCGGCCTCGCCGAGGAAGCGCCAAGCGGCGTCGGCCAGCGCTTTGCCGGCGTGTTCCATCAACACTTCCGACGGTATGCCGTACTCCTCCATCGCTTGCCGGTCGATGGCCCGCATTTCCGCGGCGGTGACGACGTACATGGAAAATCCTCCCTGCCACGAGGCTGCCCGGGGGGCGAGGCAGCCGCGCCGCGGCCTAACGCGCCGCAACGGCCACGGCGTAGGCGATCGCGTACTCCTTCTCGTGCGCCAGGCTGACGTACACCGCGGCGATGCCTTGCTCTTGGGCCCAGCGCGCGGCGCGACCGTGGAGCGCCACCACGGGGCGCCCCGACGCCGAGCGGCGGATTTCCACCTCACGCCAGCCCACGGGCCCCCAGCCGCAGCCCAGCGCCTTCATGACCGCCTCTTTGGCCGCAAAGCGGGCGGCGAAATGAGCCGCCCTCCCCTGTTCCGATCGGCAGTCCGCCTGCTCGCCGGCGGTGAAGACGCGCCGGAAAAGCGCGGCCTCATGCCGCGCCAACGCCCGCGCCATCCGCTCCACCGCCACAATGTCCACGCCGACGCCGGCGATCATCGTCAAGCCAGCTCCGCCTCGATGAGCTTGGCGATCCGGTTGACCACCGCCTGCAGCCGCTCGGCGTCGGTGCTTTCGCCCATGACGCGGATGAGCGGCTCGGTGCCCGACGGCCGCACGAAAAGCCGGCCGGAGTCGCCCAGCTCGGCCCGGGCTTCGGCGATGGCCTTCTGGATCGTCTCGTTCCCGGCGAAGGCCGCCTTGTCGCGCACCCGCACGTTGACCAAAAGCTGCGGCACCGGCTCGAAGTCCGCGGCCAGCGCCGACAAGGGCTTGCCCAGTTCCCGCACGACCCGCAGCACCTGGAGCGCCGACAGCACGCCGTCGCCGGTGGTGTTGTAGTCGAGGAAAATGATGTGGCCCGACTGTTCGCCGCCCAGCGCCAGCCCGTGCTCCAGCATCGCCATCAGCACGCTGCGGTCGCCCGGCGGCGTCTCCACGACGCGGATGCCCCGGCGGCCCAGCGCCATCTTCAGGCCCAGGTTGCTGTACACGGTGGCCGCCACGGCCCCGCCCCGCAACCGGCCGCGCTCGTGCAGGTACGTGCCGCAAATGGTCATGATGACGTCGCCGTCCACGACGCGACCCGTTTCGTCCACCAGGATGACGCGGTCGGCGTCGCCGTCGTGGGCGATGCCCAAGTCCGCTCGGTGCTCCAACACCGCGGCCTGGAGCTTCTCCGGGTGGGTCGAGCCGCACTCGACGTTGATGCGCAGCCCGTCCAGCTCGTCGTGCAGCGCGATTACGTCGGCGCCGAGGCGCCGCAGCACCGCCGGCGCCACCGCAGCGGCCGCGCCGAAGGCACAGTCGACCACGATGCGCATGCCGTCCAGGCGCACGCCGGCGCTGTTTTCCAAGAAGGCCACATACTCTTCCACCAACTCGCCCGCCGGCGCCACCTGCCCCACCGCGTCGCCGCGCGGGCGCGGGAGATCGTCCGCCGCCTCGACCTTGCCGCCCAGCACCAGCGCTTCGATGCGTTCCTCGTCCTCATCGGGCAGCTTGAAGCCGTCGGCGCCGAAGAACTTGATGCCGTTGTCGGCGGGCGGGTTGTGGGAAGCCGAAATGACCACGCCGAAGGCCGCCTGGGTTTTCCGGGTCAAATAGGCGACGCCCGGCGTCGGCACGACGCCGAGCAAGCGCACGTCCAGCCCGACCGACGCGATGCCGGCCGCCAGGGCTGATTCCAGCAGCGTGCCTGAGCGCCGCGTGTCCCGGCCGATCAGCGCAAACGGACGGGTCGTCCGTTCCAGCATGACCGCCGCGGCGGCACGCCCGAGCCGAAACGCAAGCTCCGGCGTCAGCTCCACGTTCGCGACGCCCCGCACGCCGTCGGTGCCGAACAGTGTGGCCAAGGTACCCACCTTCGTTTTGCGAAAGTTTAGCCTTCCGCCCGGCTATATTCGATGATGAGGGTGACGTAATCCTCCATGATTTGGTACGGCAGCTCGCCCACGAACCGCCCGCGCACGACGCCGTCCTTGTCGATGAAAACGCTGGTGGGATACGACCATACGCCGTACCGGGCGGCCACGGCGCCGGACACGTCCAGCAGGACGGGAAATTCGAGGCCGTAGTTTTCCACCCACGGATCGACTTGCGGTCGATGCTCCATGAAGTTGACGGCCAGCAGCTCGAACTCGCCGCTGCGCTCCGCATACAGCTGCTGCATCCGGGGCATTTCCCGCACGCACGGCTCGCACCAGGTGGCCCAGAAGTTGATGAATACGGGCTTTTTGCCGCGAAAGTCCGAAAGCTGCACGACGCGGCCCTCCAGGTCGTACAGCGCGAAGTCGGGCGCCATCTTCCCGAGCTCGGCGGCGGCCGCCGTGTCGCGCGGCTCCACCCACGGCACCGTCGTCTCCGCGGTCTCGACCCGGAACTGCCCGCTCCAGCCCTCACCGCAACCTTGCTCGCAGACGACGTTGTAGGCGCCGGCGGTCATGGGCGTGTCAAGCAAGCGCCTGTACAGTTCGCCGGTCCACAACGCCAGGCGGACGCCGGTGCCGCCAATCTGCAGCACACGCGGCTCGCCGGTGCTCACGCCCGCGACCTCGATGCGAGCCCCCGCCGCCACCCGGACCTGCCGCGGGAGCAACCCTTCGTCCGTGGCCAGCAGCGCAACGGGGTACACCTCGCCCTGCGCGGCCAGCACCGCCAGCGACTCGACAATGCGCAGCACCGGACCGATGCCGCCGAGGCGCTGGCCGTCCCGCACGGCGGAAGGCGCGAGTTCCAGCCAGACGATCTCGCCCGGCCGCACCGTCACCGCCTGCGCGCCTCGCTCGGCGCCCGCGGCGGGCGTGACGCCCGTCAGCGTCTGCTCGCCCGCGAGGCTGGTCACCGCGATGCGATACGGCGTCCCCTGCTCCAAGAACAAAACGTCCGGGAAGGGGCCGTCCGCCGTCAGGACGACGACCACTTCCCGGACGCCCCGGTCCACTGCCAGCCGTGCGCCGTACAGCTCCCACGCCGCCAGCAGCGCGGCAATGCCCAGGATGACCGCCGCCGCCACCCAGCGAGGCGGCTGCTTGACCGTCGCGTTCACGCTGAATCCGCCTCCTTGCCCGCGAGGGGCCGTGCGGCCCTACCGGTCCCGGAAAGGCACGACGAGCCGCCACCGGCTGGCCGCGCCCGACGAGACGTACACGTCGC
Proteins encoded in this region:
- a CDS encoding phosphoglucosamine mutase, producing MATLFGTDGVRGVANVELTPELAFRLGRAAAAVMLERTTRPFALIGRDTRRSGTLLESALAAGIASVGLDVRLLGVVPTPGVAYLTRKTQAAFGVVISASHNPPADNGIKFFGADGFKLPDEDEERIEALVLGGKVEAADDLPRPRGDAVGQVAPAGELVEEYVAFLENSAGVRLDGMRIVVDCAFGAAAAVAPAVLRRLGADVIALHDELDGLRINVECGSTHPEKLQAAVLEHRADLGIAHDGDADRVILVDETGRVVDGDVIMTICGTYLHERGRLRGGAVAATVYSNLGLKMALGRRGIRVVETPPGDRSVLMAMLEHGLALGGEQSGHIIFLDYNTTGDGVLSALQVLRVVRELGKPLSALAADFEPVPQLLVNVRVRDKAAFAGNETIQKAIAEARAELGDSGRLFVRPSGTEPLIRVMGESTDAERLQAVVNRIAKLIEAELA
- the acpS gene encoding holo-[acyl-carrier-protein] synthase, which produces MIAGVGVDIVAVERMARALARHEAALFRRVFTAGEQADCRSEQGRAAHFAARFAAKEAVMKALGCGWGPVGWREVEIRRSASGRPVVALHGRAARWAQEQGIAAVYVSLAHEKEYAIAYAVAVAAR
- a CDS encoding S9 family peptidase, with amino-acid sequence MPFSFPKPSVEQYFRTFRIGTFTVDASEERVIFSANIDGKVNLWALRIDRGYPYPLTTIGENCAGILADPKGRYLLAAFDKDGDENWQVYALPPEGGQLLPLLTAAGEKFYPADLSEDGRYLYYTTSEGNPRFLRSFRLDLETQEKELLHDGAGAPTYLMRVAPDGSAFATLEVYSNTVQFLFVHKNGQRIPLRRGDAPHSATSPVFVDADTVYFLTDEGEDVHYLARWDARTGRVEPVAKVDGQDFVEMKPHREGKALYLTAMHGVVDRLYRYDLSAGTLEEVPLPYATVDWFHVGKSGTVYVLGRSANVPFNISMKRPGEEWRQLTDNRVLGVPPESLRDAEVVRYKSFDGLEIEALLFRPDPAVANGYTVVWPHGGPQWAERKSYRSLFQIFLAAGYVVFAPNFRGSTGYGTRFSKMVERDWGHGPRLDMIAGVDWLIEQGIAQRDKIFLVGGSYGGYMTLLLHGRHPEYWRACVDIFGPSNLFTFYNSVPEHWKPVMDQWLGNPERDKEKFIEDSPITYLKNMTKPMLVIQGANDPRVVKAESDQIVAALREQGTEVEYMVLDDEGHGFSRVENEIKVYRRVLEFLARHMD
- a CDS encoding bifunctional ADP-dependent NAD(P)H-hydrate dehydratase/NAD(P)H-hydrate epimerase — translated: MYVVTAAEMRAIDRQAMEEYGIPSEVLMEHAGKALADAAWRFLGEAGRRRVVVFAGKGNNGGDGCVAARHLHNRGAQVRIVTVDEPERYGGECARQLDIARRFGVEVVILSRQNERKVQIHASTADLIIDALLGTGSRGEPQGEVKTAIELINASGALVLAADLPSGVDADTGAAPGVAVRAHWTVTFGLPKVGLLFGPGRELAGGWEVADIGLPAQLLNRGFRRYVLPEFVRSLLPERPPRGHKGTFGRVLVVAGSRGMAGAAMLAAQGAQRVGAGLVQLAGPEQLHDVFAVGVPEAIGLPLPQVNGTVAASAAERIEEALEQATVLVIGPGLGRGDDVRSLVLRVVPAALAKGVPVVLDADGLNALAEAGGPERLARGRSGAEPALVLTPHPGEMARLCGSSAADVAARPLDYAAEYARRWGAVVVLKGAPTVVADPRGSLYINSTGSPALASGGSGDVLAGAIGGLIAQGATPVAAAVAGVFLHGAAGDLGFAEPGDTRAFRPHMAGLTAGDIARRLPEVLARLRSGASALGPSAREQGAGRKNERVE